The nucleotide window TCTTCAAGGTGGAGTGGAGACACACAAGTTTAGGAGGATAATCTAGAGACGTGAGGGAAGGAATGGCTCTCGCTCAGGACTTATTCGTGGGAATAAAGACTTGTCTTCACTCTTCCCTTCTTCCAGGATAACCCCTTTAAGCTTAACCTGATCGAGGAGAAAGTGACAGGTCCAACGGCAACAGTATATGGGTGAGAGCTGTCAAGATTGAGGAAAACAGGGAGAGGTGGGGATGCACTAAAGAAGGCCAGAAATGGGATAAGGGAAAGAAGATAGAAGGTAATCTGTTGCTcccaaaaaagaaatgggaattgATTTTTATCTCCCATTGTTTTCTCTGTGGAATAGTTCTTTATGTCTCTTTCTGTCAGCTAAACACCCTAGAGGGAGAATCCTAGAAGCTCAAGAATCTGGAAGTCACTAACTGTCCCCTTCTTTCTCCCAGGTGTGGTATGTTGGTTGATCTGTGCAGAGGCCCCCACCTTCGGCATACTGGACAGATTGGAGGCCTGAAGCTGCTATCGGTCAGTTGTGAGGGCTGGGTTAGGTTGAGATTACTGTTTTCCCTGGAGTGAGCTGGGGAATGGGAAGGTGATCCTCTCTGTCAACCCCTTTTCTGCTCTGATAGCTAAGGGGGGCAATCCAGAAATAGAAACTTTGTCCCTGCCTTTTAGAAATCTCCATCTGATGACAGATACTGGACACCCTGCCAGGGCCCAGAAGCCAATTCCGAGTCCATAGTCAGACATTAGCACTAAGGGAGATGGCGAGGGAGGGCATGAACAGGCTGGACACGGTCATGTAGGGAAGGCGCCTGTGGAGAGAGCCAGTGTGGAACACCATTTGACAGCCACAGAGAGAATACTCTTAAGTCAAAGGCCTGCCCTTTCTGAAAATATTGCTCCTGGGCAAGGTGAGCTATTAGTCGGAataggagcagagagagaggggagaggcagaTGTGCAGAGCAAAACGCCCTGGACTGAAAACTTAGGCATCTGTTCTTAGTCCTGTCTCTGCCACTGATGAAGTATACGGCCTTGGGTAAATTTCTTTACCCattttccccatctataaaatgaagctgTTGATTCCTGTCCTACCAGTAAATCCACATCATAGAGACAAAACCAACTAACGCACGAGAAAGTGTTTGAGGAAAAGTTAAAAGTGCTATAAAATGCAGGCTGTTTCTTATTAGTACCATACAATTGTTCAAGGAAAGAACAAGCAGAGGCATTTGAATTTCATGGATCCAGGAACAGGACCTAGTGTGGGAGACTGAGTTTTCTAGCAGCGGTATGGGAGATTGATAAGGGGATGGATAGACTAATATTTGACCAGAACTTAGGGTTACTTCCCTGAGCAGTCATTGATTAGAAGGGAAAGGAACAAAGTACACGGGTGCTGGTAGGGCAGTGGTAGTGAGAATGGGGACAAAAAGAGGTGGCAGGGTAAGGTTAGAATTCAGCAGGACATATGTAGAAATCAAGGCTCAGGCACCTCCGGGGTGATATACATGACAGGGGGTGTCTGGAGGGTGGCAGGGGCCATCCtcctggtggtgatggtgggaagAGTAGAGACAGAGATGAGATGGGATCGTTGTCATACCTGTGATGCTTATGCTCAGAGTATCATATGAGGATTGAAAGAGGGGTTGTCCTCATCTTCCCTTTGACTCCCTTTGTCCTCCCACAGAACTCATCATCCTTATGGAGGTTTTCCGGCACCCCAGAGACACTGCAGAGAGTGTCAGGGATTTCCTTCCCCACTGCAGAGGAGCTGAGGGCCTGGGAAGAGTGGAGGGAGGAAGCAGAGTTACGGGACCACCGGCGCATTGGGAAGGTACAGAGACTGGGAaaatgggggcagggtgggggtgaTGATGAGGGTTGGAGAGAGATGAAGGAACCTGACTGTGAAGTTGAGAGCAGATTCGGAATCCCGCAGACTGAGCAGCTTGGTCAGTTATCTCTTCTGGGTTCCCAAGCCCCCGCTTCCCCGTTGAAGTGACCGTTGCCGTTCCCGACTCCAGGAACAGGAGCTCTTCTTCTTCCATGaactgagccccgggagctgctTCTTCCTGCCTCGAGGGACAAGGGTGTATAATGTACTCGTGGCTTTTATCAGGGTAAGGAGGACCCATGTTCAGGGGAAGGAAGACTGGGGAGGGACTGAGGGCCTAGAAGAAGCCATGTGTTTAAAAGAGGGGGATTAGAAGTTTAAACATAAATATTGTGAAGTGCTAGTGACTTTTATCAAGGGCCTAGAAATGTGTGGTCTACAGTGAGGAGCATAGTGAGGGAGGATGGTGCTTACTAGGTTGTAGCTGTGTTCAGCATGACCTGAGAGCCCAGAAGAATCACACAGCTgccatcctgcttcctctccccctAGTCACTCTGGCCTTCCATGTCTGTACCCTCCTCTCTAGGCCGAGTACACCCGCCGTGGTTTCTCAGAAGTGAAAACCCCCACGCTGTTTTCTACGAAACTCTGGGAACTGTCAGGGCACTGGGAGCATTACCGGGAAGACATGTTTGCCCTGCAGCCCCCAGGCTCTGACAGCCATGCCGGCTCCCAGAGTGACCACTCTACCAGCCATCCCACAGGCACGCTTGCCCTCAAGCCCATGAACTGCCCTGCGCACTGGTGAGCTGGGATCCAGGAGACCTGGGTCCTCCCAGGGCTAGGGCTAGGCACCTGGTTACTAAGTACTAAGTTGTAGAAAACTTGGAATCGTATTGGAACACTTGATTTGAGTCTTGAATCTGCCCTCTAGCTCCCTATGTGAATTTGGAAAAATCATTGcacctccctaagcctcagtctcctcatgtgTAATATCAAGGGTTTGGAGTTGCTGCCTGAGGTTCTTCTTTCAGTTCAGTGCCTATCACAGAACAGGGGCACAGTAAGTGATGTCTGTTATTGTTGTTACTGCGATTCACTTTTGAACCAGGCAGGGCCCAGATTGTGATGAGTGGGATTGACAGGACTCAGGCATGCCGAGGCTGGAGAGCACGTTAGCTGATGGTGCAGAGAAGGGAAGCAAGCAGCCTGGGCGGAGGAGAAGTCTTCAGGGGCTAGTTTTCCCTGCGGCCCTgactcctccccaccccaacctcaGCCTGATGTTCGCCCACCGGCCCAGATCCTGGCGAGAGCTGCCCCTGCGACTGGCCGACTTCGGGGCCTTGCACCGGGCCGAGGCCTCTGGCAGTCTGGGGGGACTGACCCGGCTACGGCGCTTCCAGCAAGATGACGCTCACATCTTCTGTGCACCTGATCAGGTGGCCCTTCCCCAGCTCCACCAAAGCCTTTCTAAGCCGCCTTTCATTCTCCTTGTGAACTGCCAACATTCCTGACTCTCAGTTGCCCTCTTTATATATGATAATTTAGCTACATTCTATCGCAACCTTTCCTTTATGTTTTTGCCCTCTTTTCCCCAAACTACCACCACCCCAGAGCTCTAGCTAGCACACAGCTCATCTGCCCTTATTCCCCCAGCTGGAAGCAGAGATCCAAGGCTGTCTTGATTTCCTCCGCTCTGTCTACACTGTCCTTGGGTTCTCCTTCCGCTTGGCACTGTCTACCCGGCCATCTGGCTTCCTGGGAGAGCCTTGCCTTTGGGACCAGGCTGAGCAGGTGAGCAGGTGGTAGGGAAGCAGAGGCAGATAAACCAGTCTCTgatggaaggagaggggagatggGAATCAGGGTCCCTGGTAGAGGCGTATGCTGAGAGGGTCACTGTTGGGGACTAGAGGGATCTGTTGCTCATAAAGTTTAAGATGACATATTCCTCTCTTGTATCCTTTCCTCTAAAGGTCCTTCAACAGGCCCTAGAAGAATTTGGAGAACCCTGGGACCTCAACCCTGGAGATGGTGCCTTCTATGGGCCTAAGGTAAGCTGGGGACCGTGGTTAGAgtcttatttattcctttttttgttttgttttgttttattaactgTTTAATAGATACGaaggaatgtttttaaatttgtgtaAGATATAAAGAAGAGCAGTACATCTCCCGCTCTCATGGAACTTAGGTCTGGTGAGGGCTCTGAGAGGTAAATAGGGTGTTTCAGCACCGGGGGATCAGTGCTGTGTAGGTACTAAGGGGGCACGTTACTCAGGAGGGTCAGAAAAGGCTTCCCATAGGAATCTCTTTCCGATCTGAAAGGTAATCGTTGGCCAAGTAAAAAGGTGCTTCAGGAGGgaatgttgggggcttccctggtggcgcagtggttgagagtccgcctgccgatgcaggggacacgggtttgtgccccggtccgggaagatcccacatgccgcagagcggctaggcccgtgagccatggccactgagcctgcgcgtccagagcctgtgctccgcaacgggagaggccacaacagtgagaggcccgcgtacaggaaaaaaaaaaaaaagggagggaacgTTGTAGGCAGAGGCTGGGGCGAAGAGTAAAAACTCACATGGCAAATTGGAAGAGGTGAAAGAAGTCGGGGAAAAAGGACTGTAAAGTGTCCGCTGGATTTAGTGAAAAGGCTGTTAGGTTTTGAGGGTCCATTTTTCAGTAAAGTGGGGACTGGATGTGGAGTcagaagtgaatgaatgaacctaACACTTCCAAGAACATTGGCTCTTATAAAGGCAAAGGAGAGTAGCTGGCAGATCCAAAGAGATGTTGATGAAGGGAGAGACTTGAGAACGTTTAAATGCCGTGATGAGAGGGAGCCTGTTTGGGTCAGGGAGAAGTCGAAGTTGTAGAAGGGGTTTCAGTAGAGGAAAGTTTCTGGGGAGTCTTGAGGGTTGGGATCCAGAGCCCTTCACAGAAAGAAGCACCTGTGCTGTTGTTTAGGGGGTAGAAGGAAAGGCTTGGGGGTAGGTGCCAGGATATTTATAGGTGTGGTGACAGAAGTTGAGACATTTTCCCATCTCATGATACCAACTATCAGAATTCTCCATGAGATGGGAGGCGGGATCATTTGCTGAGATAGGAGTGGAGAATAGAAGAGTTGTCGGTGTGGGGGTTGAAgatgggaagagaggagaaagctTGAAAATCCTTGAGGAGAACAGGATGCAGAGCTGATTAGGGCAGCCAGAGGATTGCAGGCAGCAGCAAGGGTTCAATTGAGGTTCACAACAGCGACTTGCATCAGTTGCTGTTTTTGCGTCTGTGTGGTGTGTGGCGTGTTGGGCAGCACTGGGCATTTCTGTTCCAGGGCCAAGGAGGTGGGATGCTAGGGTGCCACCAGGGTGGGGTTTTGTCATGTGGATGTGACAGAAGAACAGTGATACCAGGGAACCAGGGAGAGTGGTTACAGCTGCATGGGGAAAGAAACAGGGGTGGGAGAGGCTGAGAGGCCTGTGAATGGGAAGAAAAATGAGGAGTTAAGGAGCCGAGAGATTGAAGAGCCATTAATAGGAATAattgtcagagctggaaggacaAGAGATAGTAATCAGAGCAGGTGTCTGATGGACTGTTTCAGAGGTGCAGCCATTCTGGGCGATGACAACATGAAGGATGTAGCCATAGTGTGGGTGCGGATGAAGGtctctgagatgaggaactcAGGGAATTGAGAGGCCAGGGTGAGGGTGGGCCGTTCATGTGAATGTTGATGTTCCCTAATAATATACCACTATTAAGTGGAAAGAGCCACCGCCAGAGTCTGCAGCACGATGCAGCTGGGTGACACGTCTCTCCACACAGCCTGGGATGTGGCTAGGTAGAAGGAGGTGGCACGCATAATGGAGGATACTGGTTCTGGTTTCTTTCATGTCCTCCCTTCTGTCTCCTCCAGATTGACGTGCACCTCCGCGATGCCCTGGGTCGGCCCCATCAGTGTGGGACAATCCAGCTTGACTTCCAGCTGCCCCTGAGATTTGACCTCCAGTACAAGGGGTACAGAACCTTGTCCTGTCCCCTTTTCCCTTGGCCCGTGGAATAGGTGGAGAACAACTTCCCCTTCTGCCTTTGACCCTAAAAACTAAACCACATCCTCCACACCTTCCCTTGCCAGGGCTGAAGATTCTTGGAAACTGGAAGGTGATCTTGGGTGCACATTGTGTGACACTTTTCCATTCCATCCATTCCCCCCCCCCTTTCCCTCCAAGGCAGGCGGGGGCCCTGGAGCGTCCAGTCCTCATTCATCGAGCAGTGCTAGGTTCTGTGGAAAGGATGTTGGGAGTGCTGGCGGAAAGCTGCGGGGGAAAATGGTGAGACCTCTGACTCCCGGTTCCTGTTCTGGCCCTCAAGCCAGGTAGTGCGTGCTCCACATCCTGGCTCCCTTCAGACTCCActtctgtttccttctagaaTCTGCTCCCTGCATCCACACTTGGGGTCTGAGCCAGGATAAATAATTTGCCTTCCTCTGTTCTCTCAATCAGGCCACTATGGCTGTCACCATTCCAGGTGGTGGTCATACCTGTGGGGACTGAGCAAGAGGAATATGCCAGGGAGGTGAGGAGTTGGGGGTGAGGATGGGGACGAGCAGTGGGTAGCAGAGGCCACATGGGGTAGTGAAAGGGGCATGGCACTTGGAATCACAAGACTGCactcaaataataaatgttgattgCTGACAACTGAGCACTTGGCACAAAAGGGGccttggagaaatgtttgttttatttttcctttctagagAGAAGTAAGGATATGGACAGTACCAGAGTCGAGCAGCTGGTTGGGTAGAGTGGTGTCTAGAAACAGGCAGCGTCCAGGGAGgcctggctccaggaggaggcCGACAAGGAggctgtggggctggggagaggcctCAGTGTAGAGAGTGAGGAGGGTTTGTCCCTGAGAACTGGAGAGCCTTGAGGCAAAGGAAGGAGGGGCAGATGGGGGAGCTTGGGGAAAACTGGCATCAGACTGTTCTAGCTCCTCAGCCTTCCGTTAAATCAGGTTCCTGTCAATGATCCTCTACCCCAGGCACAGCGGAGCCTGCAAGCTGCAGGACTGGTTGGCGACCTGGATGCTGACTCCGGACTGACCCTCGGCCGGAGGATCCGCCGGGCTCAGCTTGCCCACTACAATTTTCAGTTCGGTAAGACCGGGTTAGCACAGCCCTCAGAGCCTTGCACTCTTCCACTCGGCCTGTATGTTGTTCTTCCCTGTCTACTACGTTTGGTCATCCGCATATTTGGGTAAATTGCAGCTCATTACCTGAGCTGGGCAGGAGCCAGGATTCAGAACTCCTGAGCCATTTGGACTCTAGGCTCCTTCACCCCCTGACCAGCACCTCTGACCCTCAGAACAGTTTTCTTCTGACCCCCGCCCTAGCTCTTGGTGTCTGTTAGTAATTAGCCAAGGGAGCATCAGAAAGGAACAGGAAGGGTTAAGAAGGCGTTAATTAGTTAGCTTTGCTTATTCTAGACCTAGATAGAGTCAGCCCTAAGGGATGAGGAGAAAGGCCTTAAGAAAAATAGTCTAGGCCTACCTtgctcctttttttcattttccaaggtTCAGAGCTCTGTCTTGAAGACAAGGAGTAGGAATGTCTCAGCCAGATTACCTGGTTCTCTAGTTTTACACATCCACTCATCCTGCCAGCCTTGGAGCAAGCTGCCCGTGATCCCTTGGACTTGCACGTGTGTCATCCACCCTGCCACCCTCCCCTTTCTCTaaagcacgcacacacacacacacacacacacacacacacacacacacgtgcgtgctctctctctctctctctctctctctctctctctctctctctctctctttctctctttttctctctctctctggatctGCTTCTTGAtctgtttgtctttctttggCTGACCCTACTATCTCTGACCCCTGGGATCCTGAGTGGAAGTGATAAGGCATGTAAGAGAATGTCTGGAATATTTCTTTATCTCCTCAGGATGACCAGGGAACTGGAGAGCAAGAGATAGCTAAATATATCCTTTCCCGGAACCATGTCTGAGCTCTGCTCTTCCTAAAGATTTCGGTCTCTTAAATTTCTGCATAGCAAAAGGAGATATCCTCTGGATAAATTTGCCCTGAGATTCGCAAACCTCCCCTCTTTCTGCAGTGGTTGGCCAGAAAGAGCAGAGTAAGAGAACAGTGAACATTCGGACTCGAGATAATCGTCGACTTGGGGAATGGGACTTGGCCGAGGCTGTACAGCGGCTACTGGAGCTACAGAACACCAGGGTCCCAAATGCTGAAGAAATTTTCTGAGCTTTTGTGTATAGATGTGGCAAAGACCTGTAGGAGCTA belongs to Pseudorca crassidens isolate mPseCra1 chromosome 2, mPseCra1.hap1, whole genome shotgun sequence and includes:
- the TARS2 gene encoding threonine--tRNA ligase, mitochondrial isoform X1; the encoded protein is MGLCQRWRRLRIPGLQACGLHMAAVPTPPHWLVERLGLFEQLWTAQVKRLASLAQKEHRTIKISLPGGQKVDAVAWNTTPYQLAQQISSKLADTAVAAQVNGEPYDLERPLETDSDLRFLTFDSAEGKAVFWHSSTHVLGAAAEQLLGAVLCQGPSTGCGFYHDFFLGKERCFWKAGFHPMTNTQVMLLRGWKPTNPHLSRTIKGSELPVLERICQELAAAAQPFRRLEASQDQLRQLFKDNPFKLNLIEEKVTGPTATVYGCGMLVDLCRGPHLRHTGQIGGLKLLSNSSSLWRFSGTPETLQRVSGISFPTAEELRAWEEWREEAELRDHRRIGKEQELFFFHELSPGSCFFLPRGTRVYNVLVAFIRAEYTRRGFSEVKTPTLFSTKLWELSGHWEHYREDMFALQPPGSDSHAGSQSDHSTSHPTGTLALKPMNCPAHCLMFAHRPRSWRELPLRLADFGALHRAEASGSLGGLTRLRRFQQDDAHIFCAPDQLEAEIQGCLDFLRSVYTVLGFSFRLALSTRPSGFLGEPCLWDQAEQVLQQALEEFGEPWDLNPGDGAFYGPKIDVHLRDALGRPHQCGTIQLDFQLPLRFDLQYKGQAGALERPVLIHRAVLGSVERMLGVLAESCGGKWPLWLSPFQVVVIPVGTEQEEYAREAQRSLQAAGLVGDLDADSGLTLGRRIRRAQLAHYNFQFVVGQKEQSKRTVNIRTRDNRRLGEWDLAEAVQRLLELQNTRVPNAEEIF
- the TARS2 gene encoding threonine--tRNA ligase, mitochondrial isoform X2; translated protein: MGLCQRWRRLRIPGLQACGLHMAAVPTPPHWLVERLGLFEQLWTAQVKRLASLAQKEHRTIKISLPGGQKVDAVAWNTTPYQLAQQISSKLADTAVAAQVNGEPYDLERPLETDSDLRFLTFDSAEGKAVFWHSSTHVLGAAAEQLLGAVLCQGPSTGCGFYHDFFLGKERTIKGSELPVLERICQELAAAAQPFRRLEASQDQLRQLFKDNPFKLNLIEEKVTGPTATVYGCGMLVDLCRGPHLRHTGQIGGLKLLSNSSSLWRFSGTPETLQRVSGISFPTAEELRAWEEWREEAELRDHRRIGKEQELFFFHELSPGSCFFLPRGTRVYNVLVAFIRAEYTRRGFSEVKTPTLFSTKLWELSGHWEHYREDMFALQPPGSDSHAGSQSDHSTSHPTGTLALKPMNCPAHCLMFAHRPRSWRELPLRLADFGALHRAEASGSLGGLTRLRRFQQDDAHIFCAPDQLEAEIQGCLDFLRSVYTVLGFSFRLALSTRPSGFLGEPCLWDQAEQVLQQALEEFGEPWDLNPGDGAFYGPKIDVHLRDALGRPHQCGTIQLDFQLPLRFDLQYKGQAGALERPVLIHRAVLGSVERMLGVLAESCGGKWPLWLSPFQVVVIPVGTEQEEYAREAQRSLQAAGLVGDLDADSGLTLGRRIRRAQLAHYNFQFVVGQKEQSKRTVNIRTRDNRRLGEWDLAEAVQRLLELQNTRVPNAEEIF
- the TARS2 gene encoding threonine--tRNA ligase, mitochondrial isoform X4; translation: MGLCQRWRRLRIPGLQACGLHMAAVPTPPHWLVERLGLFEQLWTAQVKRLASLAQKEHRTIKISLPGGQKVDAVAWNTTPYQLAQQISSKLADTAVAAQVNGEPYDLERPLETDSDLRFLTFDSAEGKAVFWHSSTHVLGAAAEQLLGAVLCQGPSTGCGFYHDFFLGKERCFWKAGFHPMTNTQVMLLRGWKPTNPHLSRTIKGSELPVLERICQELAAAAQPFRRLEASQDQLRQLFKDNPFKLNLIEEKVTGPTATVYGCGMLVDLCRGPHLRHTGQIGGLKLLSNSSSLWRFSGTPETLQRVSGISFPTAEELRAWEEWREEAELRDHRRIGKEQELFFFHELSPGSCFFLPRGTRVYNVLVAFIRAEYTRRGFSEVKTPTLFSTKLWELSGHWEHYREDMFALQPPGSDSHAGSQSDHSTSHPTGTLALKPMNCPAHCLMFAHRPRSWRELPLRLADFGALHRAEASGSLGGLTRLRRFQQDDAHIFCAPDQLEAEIQGCLDFLRSVYTVLGFSFRLALSTRPSGFLGEPCLWDQAEQVLQQALEEFGEPWDLNPGDGAFYGPKIDVHLRDALGRPHQCGTIQLDFQLPLRFDLQYKGQAGALERPVLIHRAVLGSVERMLGVLAESCGGK
- the TARS2 gene encoding threonine--tRNA ligase, mitochondrial isoform X6; this translates as MTNTQVMLLRGWKPTNPHLSRTIKGSELPVLERICQELAAAAQPFRRLEASQDQLRQLFKDNPFKLNLIEEKVTGPTATVYGCGMLVDLCRGPHLRHTGQIGGLKLLSNSSSLWRFSGTPETLQRVSGISFPTAEELRAWEEWREEAELRDHRRIGKEQELFFFHELSPGSCFFLPRGTRVYNVLVAFIRAEYTRRGFSEVKTPTLFSTKLWELSGHWEHYREDMFALQPPGSDSHAGSQSDHSTSHPTGTLALKPMNCPAHCLMFAHRPRSWRELPLRLADFGALHRAEASGSLGGLTRLRRFQQDDAHIFCAPDQLEAEIQGCLDFLRSVYTVLGFSFRLALSTRPSGFLGEPCLWDQAEQVLQQALEEFGEPWDLNPGDGAFYGPKIDVHLRDALGRPHQCGTIQLDFQLPLRFDLQYKGQAGALERPVLIHRAVLGSVERMLGVLAESCGGKWPLWLSPFQVVVIPVGTEQEEYAREAQRSLQAAGLVGDLDADSGLTLGRRIRRAQLAHYNFQFVVGQKEQSKRTVNIRTRDNRRLGEWDLAEAVQRLLELQNTRVPNAEEIF
- the TARS2 gene encoding threonine--tRNA ligase, mitochondrial isoform X3, yielding MGLCQRWRRLRIPGLQACGLHMAAVPTPPHWLVERLGLFEQLWTAQVKRLASLAQKEHRTIKISLPGGQKVDAVAWNTTPYQLAQQISSKLADTAVAAQVNGEPYDLERPLETDSDLRFLTFDSAEGKAVFWHSSTHVLGAAAEQLLGAVLCQGPSTGCGFYHDFFLGKERCFWKAGFHPMTNTQVMLLRGWKPTNPHLSRTIKGSELPVLERICQELAAAAQPFRRLEASQDQLRQLFKDNPFKLNLIEEKVTGPTATVYGCGMLVDLCRGPHLRHTGQIGGLKLLSNSSSLWRFSGTPETLQRVSGISFPTAEELRAWEEWREEAELRDHRRIGKEQELFFFHELSPGSCFFLPRGTRVYNVLVAFIRAEYTRRGFSEVKTPTLFSTKLWELSGHWEHYREDMFALQPPGSDSHAGSQSDHSTSHPTGTLALKPMNCPAHCLMFAHRPRSWRELPLRLADFGALHRAEASGSLGGLTRLRRFQQDDAHIFCAPDQLEAEIQGCLDFLRSVYTVLGFSFRLALSTRPSGFLGEPCLWDQAEQVLQQALEEFGEPWDLNPGDGAFYGPKIDVHLRDALGRPHQCGTIQLDFQLPLRFDLQYKGPLWLSPFQVVVIPVGTEQEEYAREAQRSLQAAGLVGDLDADSGLTLGRRIRRAQLAHYNFQFVVGQKEQSKRTVNIRTRDNRRLGEWDLAEAVQRLLELQNTRVPNAEEIF
- the TARS2 gene encoding threonine--tRNA ligase, mitochondrial isoform X5 encodes the protein MISSLERNGFHPMTNTQVMLLRGWKPTNPHLSRTIKGSELPVLERICQELAAAAQPFRRLEASQDQLRQLFKDNPFKLNLIEEKVTGPTATVYGCGMLVDLCRGPHLRHTGQIGGLKLLSNSSSLWRFSGTPETLQRVSGISFPTAEELRAWEEWREEAELRDHRRIGKEQELFFFHELSPGSCFFLPRGTRVYNVLVAFIRAEYTRRGFSEVKTPTLFSTKLWELSGHWEHYREDMFALQPPGSDSHAGSQSDHSTSHPTGTLALKPMNCPAHCLMFAHRPRSWRELPLRLADFGALHRAEASGSLGGLTRLRRFQQDDAHIFCAPDQLEAEIQGCLDFLRSVYTVLGFSFRLALSTRPSGFLGEPCLWDQAEQVLQQALEEFGEPWDLNPGDGAFYGPKIDVHLRDALGRPHQCGTIQLDFQLPLRFDLQYKGQAGALERPVLIHRAVLGSVERMLGVLAESCGGKWPLWLSPFQVVVIPVGTEQEEYAREAQRSLQAAGLVGDLDADSGLTLGRRIRRAQLAHYNFQFVVGQKEQSKRTVNIRTRDNRRLGEWDLAEAVQRLLELQNTRVPNAEEIF